In one Sphingomonas sp. S1-29 genomic region, the following are encoded:
- a CDS encoding squalene/phytoene synthase family protein: MVNAGETTEAVENRYVAASDAERSLALSYAGDARARAGLAAMLALDATFGNVMRSARDPMLAQMRLTWWHDALTKLDTAPPPAAPILQALAADVLPLGVKGAELAGLIEGWEALAEGEPGDRAVRLAYARQRGGHLFALAARLLGDARFDTAGAGQGWALADLARNLADPAAAAAARTEAETALAPALARRWPGSLRSLGALAHIAAMDLRTPADQPLPAATPGRVARLAWHRMTGR, from the coding sequence ATGGTAAACGCCGGTGAAACCACCGAAGCGGTCGAAAATCGATATGTCGCGGCGAGCGATGCCGAGCGGTCGTTGGCGCTGTCTTATGCAGGTGACGCCCGCGCGCGCGCGGGACTCGCCGCGATGCTCGCGCTCGACGCTACGTTCGGCAACGTCATGCGCTCCGCCCGCGACCCGATGCTCGCGCAGATGCGGCTTACCTGGTGGCATGACGCGCTGACCAAGCTCGACACCGCGCCGCCGCCTGCCGCGCCGATCCTGCAGGCGTTGGCAGCAGACGTGCTGCCGCTTGGGGTCAAGGGCGCTGAATTGGCGGGGTTGATCGAAGGGTGGGAGGCGCTGGCCGAGGGCGAACCGGGCGATCGGGCGGTGCGCCTGGCCTATGCCCGGCAGCGCGGTGGGCATCTGTTCGCGCTTGCGGCGCGCTTGTTGGGCGATGCTCGGTTCGACACGGCGGGGGCGGGGCAGGGCTGGGCGCTCGCCGATCTGGCGCGCAACCTCGCCGACCCGGCTGCGGCCGCCGCCGCGCGCACCGAAGCGGAGACCGCACTGGCGCCGGCGCTGGCCCGCCGTTGGCCCGGCTCGCTTCGCAGCCTGGGCGCCCTGGCGCACATCGCCGCGATGGACCTTCGCACCCCTGCCGACCAGCCGCTTCCCGCCGCCACGCCCGGGCGGGTCGCGCGGCTTGCATGGCATCGGATGACCGGCCGCTAG
- the trmFO gene encoding methylenetetrahydrofolate--tRNA-(uracil(54)-C(5))-methyltransferase (FADH(2)-oxidizing) TrmFO — MSGEHDIHIIGGGLAGSEAAWQLANAGWRVKLSEMRGGGDGTPAHQTDSLAELVCSNSFRSDDAERNAVGLLHAEMRALGSIIMAQADAHQVPAGSALAVDRDEFAASVTRALAAHPNINIVRERVDTLPTDGPAIIATGPLTAPILADSIAGATGADALAFFDAIAPIVHAESIDMSIAWKQSRWDKAGPGGDGKDYINCPLDKDQYLAFHAAMMAGEKASFREWENVPYFDGCMPIEVMAERGLDTPRFGPMKGVGLDDPRTGRWPYACVQLRQDNASGTLWNMVGFQTKLKHAEQVRIFRTIPGLENAEFARLGGLHRNTFIRSPDLLDRTLRLKSRPNLRFAGQITGCEGYVESSAIGLLAGRFAAAELAGQTLAPPPVETAFGALLAHITGDADAATYQPMNVNFGLFPPIAYEGKKIKKPDRKLLYTARARDAFARWAPDVEVTAAAAE, encoded by the coding sequence GTGAGCGGCGAACACGATATCCATATCATCGGCGGCGGGCTCGCCGGGTCCGAAGCGGCATGGCAGCTCGCCAATGCCGGCTGGCGGGTCAAGCTCTCCGAAATGCGCGGCGGTGGCGACGGCACGCCCGCGCACCAGACCGACTCGCTGGCCGAACTCGTCTGTTCGAACAGCTTCCGATCGGACGATGCCGAGCGCAACGCGGTCGGGCTGCTCCACGCCGAAATGCGCGCGCTGGGATCGATCATCATGGCGCAGGCCGATGCGCACCAGGTGCCCGCGGGCTCGGCGCTCGCGGTCGATCGGGACGAATTCGCCGCATCGGTCACCCGCGCGCTGGCGGCGCACCCCAACATCAACATCGTGCGCGAGCGCGTCGACACGCTTCCCACCGACGGCCCCGCGATCATCGCCACCGGCCCGCTCACCGCGCCGATCCTCGCCGACAGCATTGCCGGCGCGACCGGCGCCGATGCGCTGGCGTTCTTCGACGCGATCGCGCCGATCGTCCATGCCGAGAGCATCGACATGAGCATCGCTTGGAAGCAGTCGCGCTGGGACAAGGCGGGGCCGGGCGGCGACGGCAAGGACTATATCAACTGCCCGCTCGACAAGGACCAGTATCTCGCCTTCCACGCCGCGATGATGGCGGGCGAGAAGGCGTCGTTCCGCGAATGGGAGAATGTCCCCTATTTCGACGGCTGCATGCCGATCGAGGTGATGGCCGAGCGTGGGCTCGACACGCCGCGCTTCGGGCCGATGAAGGGCGTCGGGCTCGATGATCCGCGCACCGGGCGCTGGCCCTATGCGTGCGTCCAGCTGCGCCAGGACAACGCATCGGGCACGTTGTGGAACATGGTCGGCTTCCAGACCAAGCTGAAGCACGCCGAACAGGTCCGCATCTTCCGCACCATTCCCGGCCTGGAAAATGCCGAGTTCGCGCGGCTGGGCGGGCTGCATCGCAACACCTTCATCCGCTCGCCCGATCTGCTCGATCGCACGTTGCGGCTGAAGTCGCGGCCCAACCTGCGCTTCGCCGGGCAGATCACCGGATGCGAGGGCTATGTCGAAAGCTCGGCGATCGGGCTGCTCGCGGGACGCTTCGCCGCCGCCGAGTTGGCGGGGCAGACGCTCGCGCCGCCGCCGGTCGAAACCGCGTTCGGCGCGCTGCTGGCGCACATCACCGGCGATGCCGATGCTGCGACCTATCAGCCGATGAACGTCAATTTCGGGCTGTTCCCGCCGATCGCGTACGAAGGCAAGAAGATCAAGAAGCCCGACCGCAAGCTGCTCTACACCGCGCGAGCGCGTGATGCGTTCGCGCGCTGGGCGCCAGATGTTGAGGTGACGGCGGCCGCTGCCGAGTAG
- a CDS encoding DUF488 family protein, translating into MQTVFTIGYEGATVDELLSALERAGVQRLIDVRQLPLSRRPGFSKTGLAAALAERGIDYVHLKALGTPKPGRDAAKKGDRATLEAVYAGQLELPETQVQAAQMRELIADKPSALLCFERDPCVCHRTLLLAAEGGGAKVVDLFAGEALA; encoded by the coding sequence ATGCAAACCGTGTTCACCATCGGCTATGAAGGCGCGACTGTCGACGAGCTGCTCTCGGCGCTCGAGCGCGCAGGGGTGCAGCGGCTGATCGACGTCCGGCAGTTGCCGCTCTCGCGCCGCCCAGGTTTTTCCAAGACCGGGCTTGCGGCAGCGCTGGCCGAGCGCGGGATCGACTATGTCCATCTGAAGGCGCTCGGCACCCCCAAGCCGGGGCGCGACGCTGCCAAGAAGGGCGATCGCGCGACGCTCGAGGCGGTCTATGCCGGCCAGCTCGAGCTGCCCGAAACGCAGGTGCAAGCGGCGCAGATGCGCGAGCTGATCGCCGACAAACCGTCGGCACTGCTGTGCTTCGAGCGCGACCCTTGCGTATGCCATCGTACGCTGTTGCTGGCCGCCGAAGGTGGCGGCGCGAAGGTCGTCGACCTGTTCGCGGGTGAGGCTTTAGCATGA
- a CDS encoding histidine kinase, producing MWRYLVGGAAALALGLAGMFLFEGSASQEVALPPPPGAAAAPGDAPALPDRVAEATPKTREERRFDRYDKDSDDGVTREEYLATRRKAFAKLDSDGDGRLSFDEWAVKTTTKFAAADRDKSNILNRAEFATTAVKRKAPRRAANCPPPREDEG from the coding sequence ATGTGGCGGTATTTGGTGGGGGGAGCGGCTGCGCTCGCGCTGGGATTGGCGGGGATGTTCCTGTTCGAAGGCAGCGCCAGCCAGGAGGTGGCGTTGCCGCCGCCGCCCGGGGCCGCCGCCGCACCGGGTGACGCGCCCGCGCTGCCCGATCGGGTGGCCGAGGCGACGCCCAAGACGCGCGAGGAGCGCCGCTTCGATCGCTACGACAAGGATAGCGACGACGGCGTCACGCGCGAGGAATATCTCGCCACCCGACGCAAGGCCTTTGCCAAGCTGGACAGCGATGGCGACGGGCGGCTGTCGTTCGACGAATGGGCGGTTAAGACGACGACCAAATTCGCTGCCGCCGACCGCGATAAATCGAACATACTCAATCGAGCCGAGTTCGCCACCACTGCGGTCAAGCGCAAGGCGCCGCGCCGCGCTGCGAACTGTCCGCCGCCGCGCGAGGACGAGGGCTGA
- a CDS encoding DUF952 domain-containing protein → MSDTPTTAYKVLTGEQMTALEADNFAGAPVDVADGYIHLSTQAQLTETVDKHFAGQTDLHVAAVDLAALGDTVRWEESRGGALFPHIYGRLPLEAVVAYGPLERLGDGTVRLPVTG, encoded by the coding sequence ATGAGCGACACCCCAACCACCGCGTACAAGGTGCTGACCGGCGAGCAGATGACGGCGCTCGAAGCCGATAACTTCGCCGGCGCGCCGGTGGATGTGGCCGATGGCTATATCCATCTGTCGACGCAGGCGCAGTTGACCGAGACGGTCGACAAGCATTTCGCCGGCCAGACCGACCTCCACGTCGCGGCGGTCGATCTGGCGGCGCTGGGCGATACGGTGCGTTGGGAGGAAAGCCGTGGCGGCGCGCTGTTCCCACATATCTATGGCCGGCTGCCGCTCGAAGCGGTGGTCGCCTATGGCCCGCTCGAACGGCTGGGTGACGGCACGGTGCGGCTGCCCGTTACCGGCTAG